In the Terriglobia bacterium genome, one interval contains:
- a CDS encoding DUF4910 domain-containing protein encodes MKIFLRLCLCFTALLASAQHLVKQEVFDAIANEYSGEAAQENTRRIVEYHRIQGSPMMSAVAEQVVLPRLKAAGLEARIEQFVSDGKTKYGTYISPMGWDMRSGELWVDQLRPEGVAGAKDFKPIMLCRYADVPMCVSTYSKGGEWSGELVDVGSGASDANYQGVDVRGKVALASGYAANVVREAVLKYGAVGVVIYPSAGDRPDHPDMIRYNGIWPRAEELDKTSGGFQISRNQYDMLKSMMKQGAVRVHGKIDATLSPGKLTLVHAYIRGTEHPEREILITGHLDHPKWSANDNASGSGAMMEAARVLQTLIATKKLTPPKLTIHFMWVPEYFGTLAYVSNHPEARHCDTPWGDPRNKPDAFAEGKPCILANINMDMVGEDTVKTNSRFYFTKAPDSIVHTFLDALLSDLLDQTREADLYAQTGTRNYWQPEAIPYAQGSDHDVFLGLGIPATMLGHDPDWTHHTSEDKIDKTDASEFKRVGVFASAAAHFLASANSSDAEKLGAADHASRVRELAHRLAQDATADTSKPNRRTTRNLEELKNQVDRLNTSVAPSGKTGRAKMAGNPGSGPYRLTILPLDASAFEGVSAEDGKWLAEQEARFASDSEGLATKPNFALISFEAVNFMDGHRGTAEIADLLSAEYLLDIDQTWVDRLVSILEKQKLVSR; translated from the coding sequence ATGAAAATTTTTCTGCGCCTGTGCCTCTGCTTCACTGCGCTGCTCGCCTCCGCCCAGCACCTGGTCAAACAGGAAGTTTTTGACGCCATCGCCAATGAATATTCCGGCGAGGCTGCGCAGGAGAACACCCGACGCATCGTCGAATATCACCGCATCCAGGGCAGCCCGATGATGTCTGCGGTCGCCGAACAAGTCGTCCTTCCCCGCCTGAAAGCTGCTGGACTTGAAGCCAGGATCGAGCAGTTTGTTTCCGACGGCAAGACGAAGTACGGAACCTACATTTCGCCCATGGGCTGGGACATGCGTAGCGGCGAGCTATGGGTTGATCAACTAAGGCCCGAGGGCGTTGCCGGCGCAAAGGACTTCAAGCCCATCATGCTCTGCCGCTATGCAGACGTGCCCATGTGCGTCTCGACGTATTCCAAGGGCGGCGAGTGGTCAGGCGAACTGGTGGACGTGGGCAGCGGCGCCAGTGACGCGAATTACCAGGGCGTTGATGTTCGTGGCAAAGTCGCTCTTGCATCTGGTTACGCCGCCAACGTCGTGCGCGAAGCCGTTTTAAAATACGGCGCTGTCGGCGTTGTGATCTATCCCTCCGCGGGTGACCGGCCTGACCATCCGGACATGATTCGCTATAACGGCATCTGGCCGCGCGCTGAAGAACTCGACAAAACCAGCGGCGGCTTCCAGATTTCCCGCAATCAATACGACATGCTCAAGTCGATGATGAAGCAGGGCGCGGTGCGGGTGCATGGCAAGATCGACGCCACACTCAGCCCGGGCAAGCTCACGCTGGTCCATGCTTACATCCGTGGCACGGAACATCCTGAACGAGAGATTCTTATTACAGGACACCTCGACCATCCCAAGTGGAGCGCCAATGACAACGCATCCGGCTCTGGAGCTATGATGGAAGCCGCGCGTGTGCTACAGACTTTGATCGCGACGAAGAAACTTACTCCACCGAAGCTGACGATCCACTTCATGTGGGTGCCGGAATACTTCGGCACGCTGGCTTATGTGAGCAACCATCCCGAAGCGCGCCATTGCGATACTCCATGGGGCGACCCACGCAACAAGCCCGACGCGTTTGCTGAAGGCAAGCCCTGCATCCTTGCCAATATCAATATGGACATGGTCGGTGAAGACACGGTCAAAACCAATTCGCGCTTCTACTTCACCAAAGCGCCGGATTCGATCGTCCACACATTTTTAGACGCTTTGCTATCGGATCTACTGGATCAAACGCGCGAAGCTGATCTCTATGCACAAACTGGCACGCGCAACTACTGGCAGCCAGAGGCTATCCCTTATGCACAAGGCAGCGACCACGATGTTTTCCTTGGGCTTGGCATTCCCGCAACCATGCTGGGCCACGATCCTGACTGGACACATCACACCAGCGAAGACAAGATCGATAAAACCGATGCCAGCGAGTTTAAGCGTGTCGGTGTGTTCGCCAGTGCAGCCGCACATTTTCTGGCTTCAGCAAACAGCAGTGATGCTGAAAAGCTCGGAGCTGCCGACCACGCCAGCAGGGTGAGAGAACTTGCCCATCGTTTGGCTCAGGATGCAACTGCGGACACAAGCAAACCAAATCGAAGAACAACAAGAAATCTCGAGGAGCTTAAGAACCAGGTTGACCGTCTGAACACCTCAGTTGCTCCATCCGGCAAAACTGGCCGCGCAAAAATGGCTGGTAACCCCGGCTCTGGCCCATATCGACTCACCATTCTTCCTCTCGACGCCTCCGCTTTCGAAGGCGTAAGCGCAGAAGACGGCAAGTGGCTCGCCGAACAGGAAGCCCGTTTCGCCAGCGACTCCGAAGGCCTTGCCACAAAACCAAACTTCGCACTGATCAGTTTTGAGGCTGTAAATTTCATGGACGGCCATCGCGGCACCGCAGAAATTGCAGACCTTCTCTCCGCCGAATACTTACTCGACATCGACCAGACCTGGGTGGATCGTCTGGTAAGTATTCTGGAGAAACAAAAATTGGTTTCCAGATAA
- the nusA gene encoding transcription termination factor NusA, giving the protein MASEIYNVIDALSREKGIDPQIVVSAVEDAIVAATRKKEKSQENLKGELDKESGMIRVYAVKSILPSEDDIEDPQLEISLDEAKAIDPNAEVGGEVRFLKSTEGLGRISAQIAKQIIFQKVREAERDTVYNEYIGRVGEVLNATVKRIEGPDVIFDIGKAEARMSKKEQSRLESFSVGERVRAVLVRVDKNSKGPAVVVSRAAPELVQNLFQTEVPEIYDGTVQIRAIAREAGERTKIAVMSRDKDVDAVGACVGMKGMRVQSIIRELRGEKIDIIEYHEDPVTFAEKALQPAKVSRVTVVDQADKHLEVVVDDSQLSLAIGKKGQNVRLAAKLLGWKIDIKSEEEKRQEVEQQMESLTTQQSTPLEKVTDLGEALIGKLNEAGISTVEALADMTPEQLEEVPGVGPKTVEKISIAVNNYFSTLETSPAAAVPEAGETAAVEGGAAAEPVAEIAAAEDAATEYAEAVETGQSSEAAAIAGVENAPDADVAEVHTHGEDQPVDAGLVEPELAKPDEESEEELS; this is encoded by the coding sequence ATGGCAAGTGAAATTTATAACGTGATTGACGCCCTGAGCCGGGAAAAGGGGATTGATCCGCAAATTGTGGTGAGCGCGGTGGAAGACGCCATAGTTGCGGCCACTCGCAAGAAGGAAAAGAGCCAGGAAAATCTGAAGGGCGAACTGGACAAAGAATCCGGCATGATCCGCGTGTATGCGGTGAAGAGCATTCTGCCCTCAGAAGATGACATTGAAGATCCGCAACTGGAAATTTCCCTGGATGAAGCCAAAGCGATTGATCCGAATGCCGAAGTTGGCGGCGAAGTTCGCTTCCTGAAATCGACGGAAGGGCTGGGCCGCATCTCAGCGCAGATTGCCAAGCAGATCATTTTCCAGAAAGTCCGTGAAGCCGAGCGCGATACTGTTTACAACGAATACATTGGGCGCGTGGGTGAAGTTTTAAACGCAACGGTAAAACGCATTGAAGGGCCGGATGTGATCTTTGACATCGGCAAGGCTGAAGCTCGCATGTCAAAGAAAGAGCAGTCGCGACTGGAATCGTTCTCAGTGGGCGAGCGCGTGCGGGCGGTGCTGGTGCGCGTCGATAAAAATTCTAAAGGTCCTGCCGTGGTTGTTTCTCGTGCCGCGCCGGAACTGGTGCAGAACCTGTTCCAGACAGAAGTACCGGAAATTTACGACGGCACGGTGCAGATCAGGGCCATTGCCCGTGAAGCCGGTGAGCGGACCAAGATTGCCGTGATGTCACGCGACAAGGACGTGGACGCCGTGGGCGCATGCGTCGGCATGAAAGGCATGCGCGTGCAATCGATCATCCGCGAGCTGCGCGGCGAAAAGATTGACATTATTGAATACCACGAAGATCCGGTGACGTTTGCGGAGAAAGCCCTGCAACCGGCCAAGGTAAGCCGCGTGACCGTGGTGGACCAGGCAGATAAGCACCTTGAAGTTGTGGTGGACGACAGCCAGCTCTCGCTTGCCATCGGCAAGAAAGGGCAGAACGTGCGGCTGGCGGCCAAGCTGCTGGGCTGGAAAATCGACATCAAGAGCGAAGAAGAGAAGCGCCAGGAAGTGGAACAGCAGATGGAATCGCTGACCACGCAACAGTCCACGCCACTGGAAAAGGTGACTGATCTGGGTGAGGCGCTGATCGGCAAGCTGAATGAAGCGGGCATTTCCACGGTGGAGGCCCTGGCCGACATGACGCCTGAGCAGCTTGAAGAAGTGCCCGGCGTAGGCCCTAAAACAGTGGAAAAAATCAGCATTGCGGTGAATAATTACTTCTCTACCCTTGAAACAAGTCCCGCGGCCGCCGTACCGGAAGCCGGTGAAACAGCCGCTGTGGAAGGCGGAGCGGCTGCCGAGCCAGTGGCTGAAATTGCAGCCGCTGAAGACGCAGCGACGGAGTATGCCGAAGCGGTAGAGACAGGCCAGAGCAGTGAAGCCGCTGCGATCGCCGGAGTAGAGAATGCACCCGACGCAGACGTGGCAGAAGTGCACACGCACGGGGAAGATCAGCCAGTGGATGCAGGGTTGGTAGAGCCGGAACTGGCAAAGCCCGATGAAGAATCGGAAGAAGAACTTTCGTAG
- a CDS encoding biopolymer transporter ExbD produces MSMMVGARSTQSCEINVTPLIDVLLVLLIIFMVILPEHKWGEKTLVPQPSIESKTTNLETPIVIQLKDVGEGQRPLLKINQEEVSWDALESRLTAVFKLRVDRVAFVKGDPEVDFEYVAQAVDITHHAGADRIGLMGKKD; encoded by the coding sequence ATGTCAATGATGGTTGGAGCGCGCAGCACGCAGTCGTGTGAGATCAACGTCACGCCGCTGATTGATGTTCTATTGGTCCTGCTGATTATTTTTATGGTGATTCTGCCCGAGCACAAGTGGGGCGAGAAGACGCTGGTCCCGCAGCCGAGTATCGAAAGCAAAACCACGAATCTTGAGACGCCGATTGTCATCCAATTGAAAGACGTTGGAGAAGGCCAACGGCCTCTTCTAAAGATCAACCAGGAAGAAGTTTCCTGGGATGCCCTTGAATCCCGACTTACGGCGGTATTCAAGCTCAGGGTCGACCGGGTGGCTTTTGTGAAAGGCGATCCCGAAGTTGACTTTGAATATGTGGCGCAGGCAGTGGATATTACGCACCATGCAGGCGCTGACCGTATCGGCTTGATGGGAAAGAAAGATTAG
- a CDS encoding DPP IV N-terminal domain-containing protein → MVFSPRRASSVVWSLLLIALSVPSQNVAQTPSAIATAADVPLQLTAEDYARSNEMRPPVLREKLKVAFLVPHWLGQQDEFWYQRGTAKTHEFMLVNAATGAAHPAFDHQALAQAFTKAAGVETSADTLPFEDVTFNADRSSIRVRVQDKDYDCQIKPPVECSAGKPVFPKPSVEIRFFSPTAKSHVADPNEGVLISPDTKWGVFTRGNNLWLRNVKSRQDRQLTHDGVEHFGYGTYLGMYEDASIPRERAVAAGHRLVPMASYWSPDSRTVIVPHADERHVADYPYVETVPADGSFRPKLHMVRMALAGEKPPTLEWFAFDVPSGKGTRLNFPYDKLLAVDPDGFPIRKKWWSPDGRHLYAVAVGDNMESGFLFDVELATGKVRTIVEEHMSPRMEMSSGSWDSPDVWISADGKDVIWFSERDDWGHFYLYDGQTGKLKNQITHGEWLVRDIIKVDQEKRRLYFTASGREGGNPYYRYLYRINFDGSDLVLLSPEHADHMLTSQDDRPITLDNVFGYDVISPSGKFAVFSFSTPDQPPQTVIRSTDDGKLISTLEKGDASAVLAAHYRPPEEFVAKAADGKTDLWSLIYKPSNFDPTKRYPVIDLEYATPVTAVVARNFLHATSGVPSLPTSAMLAELGFIVVAIDARGTPYRSRQFSQAGYGQLNIMGLDDHVAVIKEMAARLPYMDINRVGIVGGSYGGWSAFWGMLDFPDFFKVGVAHIPPGGMQNVYPCEEWYAYQGVPVYSDGSHLRPRPDEVPENWKVIDMRQKAAKLKGHLLVLMGELDENVPPGSTNQFLEALIKADKDFDLVYLPGAAHRTQFPQYTTRRTEDYLVRYLMGATPPAR, encoded by the coding sequence ATGGTCTTCAGTCCGCGCCGCGCATCCTCAGTAGTGTGGTCTTTATTGCTTATTGCGCTATCAGTCCCGAGTCAGAACGTCGCCCAGACACCTTCAGCAATTGCAACAGCGGCAGATGTGCCATTGCAGCTCACGGCTGAAGATTACGCCCGTTCCAACGAGATGCGGCCACCAGTCCTCAGGGAGAAACTAAAAGTAGCATTTTTAGTCCCACACTGGCTCGGTCAGCAAGATGAATTCTGGTATCAGCGCGGTACAGCAAAAACTCACGAGTTTATGCTTGTGAACGCGGCGACTGGGGCCGCGCATCCTGCGTTTGATCATCAGGCATTGGCACAGGCGTTTACAAAAGCTGCCGGAGTTGAGACGTCCGCGGACACTTTGCCATTCGAGGATGTTACATTCAACGCTGATCGCAGCTCGATTCGCGTCCGCGTTCAGGACAAAGACTACGATTGCCAAATCAAGCCTCCTGTTGAATGCTCCGCCGGGAAGCCGGTTTTCCCCAAGCCGTCCGTCGAGATCAGGTTCTTTTCCCCGACAGCTAAAAGCCACGTAGCAGACCCAAACGAAGGTGTGCTGATTTCCCCAGACACTAAATGGGGAGTCTTCACCCGCGGCAACAATCTGTGGCTGCGGAATGTCAAGAGTCGACAAGACCGGCAGCTCACGCATGACGGCGTGGAACATTTTGGCTATGGCACCTACCTGGGTATGTATGAAGATGCGTCCATTCCGCGTGAGCGAGCAGTGGCCGCCGGGCATCGCCTTGTTCCCATGGCGTCTTACTGGTCACCAGATTCACGCACGGTCATTGTTCCCCACGCAGATGAGCGCCACGTCGCGGATTATCCATATGTTGAAACCGTGCCCGCCGATGGAAGCTTTCGTCCAAAGTTGCACATGGTTCGAATGGCCCTGGCTGGCGAAAAGCCGCCGACTCTCGAATGGTTTGCTTTCGATGTTCCCAGCGGAAAAGGCACGCGCCTGAATTTTCCTTATGACAAGCTGCTGGCCGTGGACCCAGACGGCTTCCCTATCCGCAAAAAGTGGTGGAGCCCTGATGGACGTCATCTGTACGCCGTAGCGGTTGGCGACAATATGGAATCGGGGTTCTTGTTTGACGTTGAGCTGGCGACGGGCAAAGTGCGGACGATCGTAGAAGAACACATGAGCCCGCGAATGGAGATGAGCTCAGGCTCCTGGGATTCTCCTGACGTCTGGATCAGCGCTGACGGCAAAGATGTGATCTGGTTTTCTGAGCGCGATGACTGGGGACACTTCTATCTTTATGACGGACAGACAGGCAAGCTGAAAAACCAGATCACCCATGGCGAGTGGCTGGTGCGTGACATTATCAAGGTTGATCAGGAAAAGCGGCGCTTGTACTTTACGGCGTCAGGCCGAGAAGGAGGCAATCCTTACTATCGCTATCTATACCGCATCAATTTTGATGGTTCAGATCTGGTGTTGCTCTCGCCTGAACATGCTGACCATATGCTTACCAGCCAGGATGACAGACCGATTACGCTTGATAACGTTTTCGGCTACGATGTCATCTCGCCCAGCGGCAAATTTGCCGTCTTTAGTTTTTCTACTCCCGATCAACCGCCGCAAACGGTGATTCGCTCCACCGACGATGGAAAGCTCATCTCAACTCTTGAGAAAGGCGATGCCAGTGCTGTGCTTGCCGCGCATTATCGTCCGCCGGAAGAATTTGTGGCCAAGGCCGCGGACGGCAAGACCGATCTCTGGTCATTGATCTATAAGCCCAGCAATTTTGATCCGACAAAACGCTATCCGGTCATCGATCTTGAATATGCCACGCCGGTTACTGCTGTGGTGGCTCGAAACTTTCTCCATGCCACCAGCGGTGTGCCCTCTCTCCCCACCAGTGCAATGCTGGCTGAGCTGGGATTCATTGTGGTTGCAATTGACGCTCGTGGAACTCCTTACCGCTCCCGCCAGTTCTCTCAGGCTGGGTATGGCCAGCTCAATATTATGGGCCTTGATGATCACGTTGCCGTGATTAAAGAAATGGCCGCGCGCCTGCCTTACATGGATATCAACCGCGTGGGAATCGTTGGCGGTTCTTATGGCGGCTGGAGCGCTTTCTGGGGCATGCTGGATTTTCCTGACTTCTTCAAGGTCGGTGTGGCACATATCCCTCCCGGAGGCATGCAGAATGTGTATCCATGCGAAGAGTGGTATGCGTACCAAGGTGTGCCTGTTTACAGCGACGGCAGTCATCTTCGTCCCAGGCCTGACGAAGTGCCGGAGAATTGGAAGGTAATAGACATGCGGCAAAAAGCCGCAAAGCTCAAGGGCCATCTGCTGGTTCTGATGGGCGAACTTGATGAAAACGTGCCGCCCGGCTCAACCAATCAATTTCTGGAGGCATTGATAAAAGCTGATAAGGATTTTGATCTGGTGTACCTGCCGGGGGCCGCTCATCGCACGCAATTTCCCCAATACACTACGCGGCGCACCGAGGATTACCTGGTGCGTTACTTGATGGGCGCAACCCCGCCGGCACGCTGA
- a CDS encoding ribosome maturation factor RimP — MAADLNTIREIAGRVATAQGIEVVDVELRGGGKARTLRITIDKPEGVTHEDCAMVSRDVSTILDVEDAVSGPSYTLEVSSPGLDRPLKRPEDYRRFTGSRVKLTTREPVNGNRHFEARLQRFEEGKLILETIPGKKKPKPGHAQPVQQFEIELANVEKANLVPEI; from the coding sequence ATGGCGGCAGACCTCAACACAATTCGCGAAATTGCTGGCCGCGTGGCCACGGCACAAGGCATAGAAGTTGTGGATGTGGAATTACGGGGCGGCGGCAAAGCGCGCACCTTAAGAATCACCATCGACAAGCCGGAAGGCGTAACGCACGAAGATTGCGCCATGGTCAGCCGGGATGTATCGACCATCCTGGACGTGGAAGATGCAGTAAGCGGCCCGTCTTACACGCTGGAAGTTTCGTCACCGGGGCTGGATAGGCCGCTAAAGAGGCCGGAAGATTACAGGCGCTTTACCGGCAGCAGAGTAAAGCTGACGACGCGCGAGCCGGTAAATGGGAACAGGCATTTTGAAGCGCGTTTGCAAAGATTTGAAGAAGGAAAGCTGATTCTGGAAACGATTCCGGGCAAGAAAAAGCCGAAGCCGGGACACGCCCAGCCGGTGCAACAGTTTGAAATAGAGCTGGCGAACGTGGAAAAGGCGAACCTGGTACCCGAGATTTAG
- the infB gene encoding translation initiation factor IF-2, with product MKIRINDLARELEVKAKVILDILPEVGVTEKKTHSSSIEEDEAVRVRKHFSARSGSSSRERTLATEVKPKIDLSKISKPGDVARLLREREQQQNHPPAPPVKAPAVTAPPAAPPAPVKAAPPAAAPPSAEKPAVVVTKPAAPAAERSAVVTPPVVKPTTPAVVAPPPVEKPAAPPAVVVTPPAQPPTVVVTPPPAAAQKPPAMPPAAEASQQAAPPAPPSTKPVPGQPIVQQRRMITPQTGPRPVYTAPPPRAVAPSVPQGRPMQGAPGTRSMQGQGGPGQRPQGVVRGQPIFQRPRPGGPGGPGGPPGSRPPYQGRPGEQRRGPHPTSSPRPGGYPPRPGMGGVGPGGPPPPAGRPARPGGPTRRPGQPYIPREKEGTMKGFVPPPRLALSNEPLPITRSITIGEGISVKDLAEKLGVRAKDLIARLLMKGVMATVNQSLDFELAKELARHFGAESESISFEDQAAQEMAALTGVTEEKAALAAVTRPPVVTIMGHVDHGKTSLLDAIRETDVAGGEAGGITQHIGAYKVKITKEDSPAFGRQIVFLDTPGHEAFTRMRARGAKVTDIVVLVVAADDGVMPQTLEAMDHAKAAKVPIIVAVNKIDKPDALPDRVKKQLADRGLMPEDWGGTTVFVDVSAKKRTNLNLLMEMICLVADLQDLKANPERPATGTVVEAKVDRGRGVVATVLVQNGTLRVGDNFIIGNTFGKVRAMFDDRSKAVEEAPPSTPVEVLGLEGLPQSGDVLMVADREKARQIAEYREQRAREATLAKSSKLSLEGLAEQIKTAGMKELPIILKADVQGSSEVLADTLTKLSNEKVKIKILHTGVGAINENDVLLASASNAVIIGFNVRPERKAQELADMEKIDIRLHSIIYELQDQIKKAMLGLLDPVIKETYQGRAEVRDTFRVPKAGTIAGCYVLDGIIKRDSDVRLVRDGVQVYKGRVGSLKRFKDDASEVRNGMECGINLQNFNDVKKGDVIEAFVTERIAAEMGVA from the coding sequence ATGAAAATTCGAATCAATGATCTGGCCAGAGAGCTTGAGGTAAAAGCCAAGGTAATTTTGGATATTTTGCCGGAGGTGGGCGTGACCGAGAAAAAAACCCACTCAAGCTCGATTGAGGAAGATGAAGCGGTACGGGTACGAAAGCATTTTTCGGCCAGATCCGGCTCGTCTTCGCGGGAAAGAACTCTCGCGACAGAGGTCAAACCAAAGATCGACCTCTCCAAGATTTCGAAACCTGGCGACGTAGCAAGGCTGCTCAGAGAAAGAGAGCAGCAGCAAAATCATCCGCCCGCACCTCCGGTCAAAGCGCCTGCCGTTACCGCTCCGCCCGCTGCTCCTCCGGCGCCAGTGAAAGCTGCGCCGCCTGCGGCAGCTCCGCCATCGGCAGAAAAGCCGGCTGTTGTGGTTACAAAACCGGCTGCTCCGGCAGCGGAAAGAAGTGCTGTGGTTACACCTCCTGTGGTTAAGCCGACGACGCCGGCAGTGGTTGCGCCTCCTCCAGTTGAAAAGCCAGCCGCTCCGCCCGCAGTAGTGGTCACGCCGCCTGCACAGCCTCCAACAGTTGTGGTTACGCCACCGCCGGCAGCAGCACAAAAACCGCCTGCAATGCCTCCAGCGGCAGAAGCGAGTCAACAAGCGGCTCCGCCCGCGCCTCCTTCCACCAAACCCGTGCCAGGCCAGCCAATCGTGCAGCAGAGAAGAATGATTACGCCGCAGACAGGGCCTCGTCCGGTATACACAGCGCCGCCGCCGCGCGCCGTTGCGCCAAGCGTCCCACAAGGCCGCCCAATGCAGGGAGCCCCGGGCACACGGTCTATGCAGGGTCAGGGCGGGCCAGGACAGCGTCCGCAGGGCGTGGTTCGCGGACAGCCAATTTTTCAGCGGCCTCGTCCAGGTGGACCGGGAGGTCCCGGTGGTCCTCCGGGATCGCGTCCACCGTATCAAGGCAGGCCAGGCGAACAGCGTCGGGGTCCGCACCCAACAAGCTCTCCGCGTCCGGGTGGCTATCCGCCGCGTCCTGGAATGGGCGGAGTAGGCCCAGGTGGCCCACCGCCGCCTGCGGGAAGACCGGCACGTCCGGGTGGGCCAACGCGCCGTCCAGGCCAGCCTTATATCCCGCGAGAAAAAGAAGGCACGATGAAGGGCTTTGTTCCACCGCCGCGCCTGGCGTTGTCGAACGAGCCGCTTCCTATCACCCGATCCATCACTATTGGCGAAGGCATCAGCGTAAAAGACCTGGCGGAAAAGCTGGGCGTGCGCGCCAAGGATTTGATCGCGCGCCTGCTGATGAAGGGTGTAATGGCCACAGTGAACCAGAGCCTCGATTTCGAACTGGCCAAAGAGTTGGCGCGGCATTTTGGCGCTGAGTCTGAGTCCATCAGCTTTGAAGATCAGGCAGCGCAGGAAATGGCAGCGCTGACAGGCGTGACCGAAGAAAAAGCCGCTCTTGCCGCGGTTACGCGCCCGCCTGTGGTTACGATTATGGGCCACGTCGATCACGGCAAAACGTCGCTGCTCGATGCCATCCGTGAAACCGACGTCGCGGGCGGTGAAGCTGGTGGAATCACGCAGCATATCGGCGCTTACAAAGTAAAGATCACCAAGGAAGATTCACCGGCCTTCGGTCGGCAAATCGTGTTCCTGGATACGCCGGGTCATGAAGCGTTTACGCGTATGCGCGCCCGTGGCGCCAAAGTCACGGACATTGTTGTTCTGGTTGTCGCAGCCGATGACGGCGTGATGCCGCAGACGCTGGAAGCCATGGACCACGCCAAAGCCGCGAAGGTTCCGATCATCGTTGCGGTGAACAAGATCGATAAACCAGATGCCTTGCCTGATCGCGTGAAGAAGCAACTCGCTGATCGCGGACTGATGCCGGAAGACTGGGGCGGCACCACGGTGTTTGTGGATGTCTCCGCCAAGAAGCGCACGAACCTGAATCTGCTGATGGAAATGATCTGCCTCGTGGCCGATCTGCAGGACCTCAAGGCCAATCCAGAGCGTCCGGCAACGGGCACCGTGGTTGAAGCCAAGGTCGATCGCGGCCGCGGCGTGGTGGCAACCGTACTGGTACAGAACGGCACGCTGCGCGTGGGTGATAACTTCATCATCGGCAACACGTTTGGCAAAGTGCGCGCCATGTTTGACGATCGCAGCAAGGCCGTGGAAGAAGCGCCGCCTTCAACTCCGGTTGAAGTGTTGGGACTCGAAGGCTTGCCGCAGTCGGGCGACGTTCTGATGGTTGCCGACCGCGAAAAGGCGCGCCAGATTGCCGAGTACCGTGAACAGCGCGCCCGCGAAGCCACGCTGGCCAAGAGTTCCAAGCTTTCCCTGGAAGGCCTGGCCGAGCAAATCAAGACTGCCGGCATGAAAGAACTGCCGATTATCCTGAAAGCCGATGTGCAGGGATCGTCGGAAGTTCTGGCCGATACGCTGACCAAGCTTTCCAATGAAAAGGTGAAGATCAAAATTCTTCATACCGGTGTGGGCGCCATCAATGAAAATGACGTGCTGCTGGCGTCAGCCTCAAATGCCGTGATTATCGGCTTCAATGTGCGCCCGGAGCGCAAAGCCCAGGAACTGGCGGACATGGAAAAGATCGATATCCGCCTGCACTCGATCATTTACGAGCTTCAGGACCAGATCAAGAAAGCCATGCTTGGCCTGCTCGATCCGGTCATCAAGGAAACCTACCAGGGCCGCGCCGAAGTTCGCGACACGTTCCGTGTGCCCAAGGCAGGCACCATTGCCGGCTGCTATGTGCTCGACGGCATCATCAAGCGCGATTCTGATGTTCGCCTGGTGCGCGACGGCGTGCAGGTTTACAAAGGCAGAGTCGGCTCGCTCAAGCGCTTCAAAGACGATGCCAGCGAAGTGCGCAACGGCATGGAGTGTGGTATCAACCTCCAGAACTTCAATGACGTAAAGAAGGGCGACGTGATTGAAGCTTTTGTAACCGAGAGAATTGCAGCGGAAATGGGAGTAGCATAG
- a CDS encoding inorganic diphosphatase, with translation MPDYTRLPIGEKAPHRVNAVIEIPKDSVNKYEYDKQLHVFKLDRTLFSPVHYPGDYGFIPCTLGQDGDPLDVLVLVEAPSFPGCLIEVRPIGVLQMMDQGKKDEKILAVAESDPLYKNVHDYSQVFSHTVNEIEHFFSIYKALEGKKTEMAGWADEDAARKIVMEGHKRFKW, from the coding sequence ATGCCCGATTACACAAGACTCCCCATAGGCGAGAAAGCCCCGCACCGCGTGAACGCGGTGATTGAAATTCCCAAAGACTCAGTCAACAAATACGAGTATGACAAACAGCTCCACGTGTTCAAGCTCGATCGCACCTTGTTTTCGCCGGTGCACTATCCCGGAGATTACGGCTTTATTCCCTGCACGCTCGGGCAGGATGGCGACCCGCTGGACGTGCTGGTGTTGGTGGAAGCGCCCAGCTTTCCCGGATGCCTGATTGAGGTGCGGCCGATCGGCGTGTTGCAGATGATGGACCAGGGCAAGAAAGACGAGAAAATTCTGGCCGTGGCGGAAAGCGATCCGCTCTACAAGAACGTGCATGATTATTCGCAGGTGTTCTCACACACGGTGAACGAAATCGAGCACTTTTTTTCCATCTACAAGGCGCTCGAAGGCAAGAAGACGGAGATGGCGGGCTGGGCCGATGAGGACGCAGCAAGGAAGATCGTGATGGAGGGACATAAGCGGTTCAAGTGGTAG